In one window of Musa acuminata AAA Group cultivar baxijiao chromosome BXJ3-2, Cavendish_Baxijiao_AAA, whole genome shotgun sequence DNA:
- the LOC135630847 gene encoding protein JASON-like: MGCFLACFKGSKDRKRSRSPKKSLPIDRVHESHRPLQPSLSPKQITPKAEVVAAALPALRENLEQGSCSSTRKKVTFDLNVTTYEEALVDNDPNCSSEVDKETEAIDEGRKANDGQDKSSPVSGAFPLNRRYHNCESSDDDVEHDEEDYWDSDFDEEEDTEVVIEGNEEESYDSFFSLPIDKEPSQSIQEANSPNPKSASSPDWQPILVAGGSTRDRSQFVHPVLNPVENLSQWKVVKARAMPVKNPKKENVVGTEQENNVAFISEPVIKAKKSQAPNRSAKQEISMDASLSTWLPSSENSTAEGPQASNSHRSNSSFSREERPILGALTMEDIKQSSVTSSPVKRSPSRSPDEIPILGTVGGYWNCKNHGDDSASSRPPSNEFKGIPNTTSKYREDKTVNWHSTPFEVRLERALKNGAA; encoded by the exons ATGGGGTGCTTTCTTGCCTGCTTCAAGGGCTCCAAGGATCGAAAGCGCAGCCGATCGCCCAAGAAATCGCTTCCGATCGATCGG GTACATGAAAGCCACAGGCCACTTCAACCGAGCCTTTCGCCTAAGCAGATCACGCCGAAGGCGGAAGTAGTGGCCGCCGCTCTTCCGGCGCTGAG GGAGAATCTTGAACAGGGGAGCTGCAGTAGCACCAGGAAGAAAGTGACGTTCGATCTAAACGTCACAACGTATGAAGAGGCCTTGGTCGACAATGATCCGAATTGTTCGTCGGAAGTTGACAAAGAGACTGAAGCTATCGACGAGGGGAGGAAGGCAAATGATGGGCAGGATAAATCTTCTCCCGTGTCGGGAGCTTTCCCCTTGAACCGCAGGTATCATAATTGTGAGAGCAGCGACGATGACGTCGAACATGACGAGGAGGACTACTGGGATAGCGATTTCGACGAGGAAGAAGATACTGAGGTCGTGATCGAAGGAAACGAGGAAGAATCTTATGATTCGTTCTTTTCTTTGCCCATTGATAAGGAGCCTTCGCAAAGTATTCAGGAGGCTAATAGTCCCAACCCCAAGTCTGCATCTTCCCCTGATTGGCAGCCGATCCTTGTCGCCGGAGGCAGCACGCGCGACCGGAGCCAGTTCGTACATCCGGTGCTGAATCCTGTGGAAAACCTATCACAATGGAAGGTAGTCAAGGCACGCGCGATGCCGGTGAAGAATCCGAAAAAGGAGAACGTGGTCGGCACAGAGCAGGAGAACAATGTGGCCTTCATCTCAGAGCCAGTGATCAAAGCTAAGAAGTCTCAAGCGCCAAATCGTTCTGCCAAACAGGAGATCTCAATGGACGCCAGCCTCTCGACCTGGTTGCCGTCATCTGAGAATTCAACTGCGGAAGGGCCCCAGGCGAGCAACTCCCATCGATCCAACTCGTCCTTTAGCCGAGAGGAACGGCCAATTCTTGGCGCTTTAACCATGGAAGACATTAAGCAATCATCCGTCACATCTTCCCCGGTAAAGAGGTCTCCCAGTAGGAGCCCGGATGAGATTCCAATCTTGGGAACGGTCGGCGGATACTGGAACTGCAAGAACCATGGAGATGATTCAGCTTCTTCTCGTCCTCCCAGCAACGAATTCAAAGGGATTCCGAACACCACAAGCAAGTACAGAGAG GATAAGACTGTGAACTGGCACTCGACTCCTTTCGAAGTGCGGCTGGAACGAGCTCTCAAAAATGGTGCTGCTTGA
- the LOC135632142 gene encoding large ribosomal subunit protein uL6-like produces MKTILSSQTMDIPEGVTVKVNAKIVEVEGPRGKLTRDFKHLNLDFDLIESGKKLKVDAWFGSRKTTAAIRTAISHVQNLIAGVTKGYRYKMRLVYAHFPINASIPNNNTSIEIRNFLGEKKVRKVGMLDGVRIIRSEKVKDELVLEGNDIELVSRSAALINQKCHVKNKDIRKFLDGIYVSEKGTVTEE; encoded by the exons ATGAAGACGATCCTTTCCTCGCAGACCATGGACATCCCCGAGGGAGTCACGGTGAAGGTGAACGCGAAGATCGTGGAGGTGGAGGGTCCGCGCGGCAAGCTCACCCGTGACTTCAAGCACCTCAACCTCGATTTCGATCTCATCGAGAGCGGGAAGAAGCTGAAGGTGGATGCATGGTTCGGGTCGCGGAAGACCACAGCTGCCATACGCACTGCCATCAGCCACGTCCAGAACCTCATCGCCGGGGTCACCAAAGGGTACCGTTACAAGATGCGCCTCGTCTACGCCCACTTCCCAATCAACGCGTCCATCCCCAACAACAACACCTCCATCGAGATCAGGAACTTTCTTGGGGAGAAAAAG GTGCGAAAAGTTGGTATGCTTGATGGTGTGAGAATTATTCGGTCTGAGAAAGTGAAGGATGAGCTTGTACTGGAAGGGAACGATATTGAACTTGTTTCGCGCTCTGCTGCCTTGATCAACCAG AAGTGTCATGTGAAGAACAAGGATATAAGAAAGTTCTTGGATGGTATCTATGTCAGTGAGAAGGGAACAGTCACCGAAGAATGA